From Quercus lobata isolate SW786 chromosome 1, ValleyOak3.0 Primary Assembly, whole genome shotgun sequence, one genomic window encodes:
- the LOC115988093 gene encoding exocyst complex component EXO70H1-like, which translates to MRNVFFKSPSPSPSRTAMIPPTSPSRTFSESLMDENIEIAESLITKWDSTNVSSFANVTSLFHADPREAKQYFNSVRDLQAAMQHLVTENSSSEKIVVAQNLMQLAMKRLEKEFYQILSVNRANLDPESVSVRSSRSSAARSSTSDFEESDESEE; encoded by the coding sequence ATGAGGAACGTGTTTTTCAAATCACCTTCACCTTCACCTTCTAGAACAGCGATGATTCCACCAACTTCACCTAGCCGCACTTTCTCTGAGTCTCTAATGGACGAGAACATTGAGATTGCTGAGTCTCTTATTACCAAATGGGACTCTACAAACGTTTCTTCCTTTGCAAACGTCACCTCGCTTTTCCACGCCGATCCTCGCGAGGCTAAACAGTATTTCAACTCTGTTAGAGACTTACAGGCCGCTATGCAGCACTTGGTTACCGAGAACTCGAGCTCTGAAAAGATTGTCGTGGCTCAGAATTTGATGCAACTTGCTATGAAGAGGTTGGAGAAGGAGTTCTATCAGATTTTGTCTGTCAATAGGGCTAACTTGGACCCTGAATCGGTTTCGGTTCGCTCGTCGAGATCTTCGGCGGCGAGGTCGAGCACTTCGGATTTTGAGGAAAGCGATGAGTCGGAGGAGTAA